The following is a genomic window from Pongo pygmaeus isolate AG05252 chromosome 22, NHGRI_mPonPyg2-v2.0_pri, whole genome shotgun sequence.
gtagagatggcgtttcactatgttggccaggatggtctcggtctcctgatttcgtgatccacctgccttggcctcccaaagtgctgagataacagaaACATTAGAGGTATTCTAATGTTTGTTGACAGAAAgtcagaagggagagagggaggaaaggagacgAAGAGGGAAAAGAGCGAAAGGAGACCGGTGAGGGAAGGTGGCAGGAAGGGAAGGTGGCAAGAAGGGAAGGTggcaggaagggaagaagggagtgaggaaaagaagggagaaaaagagggagaaatttGATTTTGAGCTGGGACATTGAGATAATGTCCCGAAGACAGTGGCCAAGAGATTTCAGTCTGGGATGgagaaaagttctggaaatagtgACATGATATTGTGAATTtacttaatgccattgaattgtacacttgaaaatacttaaaatgacAACTTTTatgctacatatatattttaccatgataaaaaaattttaattagatttAAGTTGTTATCATCACTAGAGTATAAATGTTCTCTGTGTCCTCAAACTTTCTATAAAGTGTTAGAAACACAAATGCCTTGTATAAGTGGATCTTAGTGAAAATCATGGAAAGGAAGTATAAATATCTGAATCACGGTAGTCTGAACAGAAGTCGACCATAACATAGGAAGAAAATTCATGAAATGAACTAATTCTTCTAAAGTGGAAGCTCAGAGCCCAAGAAGATAAGAAAAAAGTTAGACATCTTTCCCCAACCTGTCTACTCTCAGATTCCTTGGAGAGGTTGGGAGCAGCCAAGACTTCCACCAAACAGCAAAAGGAGATAAGAGAGCTATTTTTGTTTCAATGTTAAATGACAGGATGGCTCAGCTGATACTTGGGTTACATGTGTATTACCTCAATTTACTCCTGAAAACAAGGTGTGAGATGCTACCATTATCTCCAGTTCACACACAGATGAGCTAACTAAGGCTCAGAAATGTCAACAAACCTGCATccaagtggcagaaccaggaaaAGTTATGCTCCTTCCCTGGAGCTATGAGATATTGGATAAAAATTGCATTTCTAGGCCgtaaatgaagagaaagaaatcatcACTGCCCTGTCTTTTAAAAGACTGTTCTCAAAAACAAACTTTGAAACTTTACAATTTATTATGTAATAAGGCAAAGAATGGAGAGAACTTCCAAAGTTCAAGTACAAATAGAATAGCTCTAATAGCAAAGAAGATGATTCCCCAAACAGAAATGAAGGCAAGAAAATAGCTTTGCAAGACAGCTACCACAGCCTTAAATGTTCACATTGTCACAATAAATAGCCCAGGCAAAAGCTTGCTCATATCTAACCATAAAGGCTATGttcttatatattattaatatagaaATGTTATCTATTAGAGCCAAGTAATCatctaaataaaaagataaagaaggtacctctgtctttatattttttattgaaatctaGAAagctgaaagttaaaaaaaattaatctgtcGTCTTCTTAAAAAGTGGGAATTTTCCAAATTATATGTGAAGTGactaaaataaacaacaaatgagAATCATGTAATAACAGCTTTGAAAGGGCAATGTAGAGTTCCCCTagtgatttctattttaaaataaatcagagcATTTCCAAACGCCAGagtgcttattttaaaaagagagggcATGAAACTAATATAGACTAAAAACCATGTCTTGCTTTGTTGAGATATTACCATGAGCCATGCATACTAACATAATCCAATTAGGGGAATCCTAAGAGTAGAGCCATcaatgggaaaaattaaaaatattgcatCCATATGGAAATCATCTATATATTTCACCTCTGAAAAACCATCAGAGAAATAAGAAATCCATCTTGCACTGACAACACAGAGTGAGATCAAATTCTCCACGAGACACCAGCATTTCTGTTATGAAAAAAGACACCCATTGTTGACGGCACGTGTACCTCATATGTCTCCATTTTGTGTAAAAATCATCTGCTTTTGTATCTCCTTGAGCAActctgaaaagaaaatcaagatgtTTTTCTGGACAGAACAAATGAGAAGGGCAAAAGCAAACCAGTTGGTAGCCAGTCttcactttcttaaaaaaaaaaaaaaaaaaaggcaaaaggacTTAGCATGTCAACCTCCACCTACCCAGATGGTTTGATTTATTTAGTACACGAGTTCCAGGAAAGAACAAGCAAGAAGTATGATTAAGTATTAATATAAGCCAACAGGTTTTTAAGCTTCTTTTTAAGTCTCTCCTGCCCAGATTTACTAAAACACAGAGTTTTGATTTTCTCAGGGCTCTGACTCGAACAGTCAATTTGTATCCCCGGTTGGGAGATTCTACCAATCCACTACCACGAGCGAGGGGGGTATAAAGCTAGAGCCACTCTTTTGATGTGATGAATTTCAGGGCCTGAAAAgcaccttctctttctttctccttctccttccatcCCGGGTGATCGTGGACGGATCTTTTCCAAAGGTTTTTACTGTGATCCTCTAACTAAATAAGACTCAGCACTTCTCAGTGATCCCGCTGCTCCCTTCCCTGCACACCTTTCTGAGATACCTGGTTTTCTGgggaacttttctttttcctacatGAAACTTATTCCATGTGCCCCTAGAAATTGAAGGAGACATAGAAGACAAGTTACTCCTAGAAATCTCATAGccctggcctgtaatcccagcactttgggaggccgaggtggcagatcacctgagctcaggagttcaaaaccagcctgcccaacatggtgaaaccctgtctctactaaagctacaaaaattagctgggtgtagtggtcaacgtctataatcccagctactctggaggctgaggcaggagaatcgcttgaacccagtaggcagagtttacagtgagccaagatcgtgccactgcactccagcctgggcgacagagcgagactccatctcaagaaaaaaaaaaaaagaaagaaagaaaagaaaagaaaaatcatagccCTTACTTCACCACACAGCTGAAGACTCTCTCTGAACAAGTAAAATATAAGATAATCCTTTGTTTGGTCACAGGGCATAATGATTAAGCCCATATTCTaggcttaggaaaaaaaaaaaaaatcagaccaaaGACTCTTGCAAACAAGGAACTCTGttgagaaaactaaataccacctgttctcactAACAAGTAGGAGCAAAACATTAGGTACGCATGGACATAAATATAAAAACGATAGACACTGGCAACTAcaagagtggggagggaggaagagggaaaagggttggaaaactacctattgggtactatgttcaatACTTGACAGATGggttcaatcataccccaaacctcagcatcacacagtatacccctgtagcaaacctgcacatgtaccccccaaaatctaaattaaaagttgaaatgtttaaaaaagaattctgctGAGACATACATTTGCAATGCCAACTACTGCAGGTTTATTGAGAAATACATGGTGAGACAAGCTCTGTTTTTGCGAGACACGAAAGCAGAGGCCAGGAGATACAGCAGCAAGGTGAAAACATGTCAAAAGCATCAGAGACTGGGGCGTGGATGGTAAAGCTTCTGGACACATCCAGAGGCATACACAGCACCAGTGAGCAACCCTTAAAACAAGCTTAGGGCTGGCCAGAAAAATTTTAGAGTGCCAAAGACAGCGTGTGCATGGCTAGTAGCCAGCAGTCAGGCAGTCAGAAGAAGGGTCTGCTATGAAGAGCCATTCAGGGACAAGCAGCATGCTGGAAGATCCTGGAAACAGCTGGCAGGTCGTGGAGTCTTGATTCGCTCACTGGCTCCTACACACTTAGCAGGTTCTTCGGCAGCTTGACACGCAGGACTGCTGGTACGTCCTGGAGACCCCACAGGCTGGCTGGCAGACAGTAGAGATGCCGCCCACTGGTTGGCAGACACTGGAGATGCCTCCCAGGGGCTGACATCCACTAGAGACAAAGGTGAGCGGCCGGCTGTAGGTCGTTGAGCAGGGGTTGGAAACACAGGTAGTTTGTCGAGAGCAGGTCACCTGGCAAGGGTTTGAGACACATGAAGTTCGCTGGTAACAGGTTGGCTGGCAAGCAGTGGGCTCGCAACAGGTCTCCTGACAGTGGTCCAGGAGCCAAGAGCCAGTCTGGAAGGAACTGGGCAAATAGATGCCACCCAGGCAGTCAGCATCACTGGTGGAAGTCGTGGTAACTTGGGCCACTGGAACAATGCAGCGTCCTCCAATGGGCCTGGAAGAGCGATTTCTTGTGGAGCAGTTGAAGGACATGATGTCAGACAGAGGACTGCAGGTAGCTTGATGAAGTTACCTCCTGAGTTGTGAATGTCACTTCAGACTCCTGAGCTTTTATATATCCTTGCTGGTGGGTGGGGCTCTCTCCCTGGTCTCCGTGGCTTCTTTGGCTCAGACCAGCTTGCCTTAGAACATCTTGTGAATCTACACATTAATTGTCTCTTAAGAAGCCTTCACCCTCATAAAGAAAGTTTAGTAGTTTGGTAACTAAATCACAAGTCTTCTGTACTGTACTTAGTCTGATTAAGAAGGCTGGTTGGCAGCTTCAAAGCTATTGGTCATCCCAGCCCACACGTTGTCCCTCATTCATCTTGCTTATGATGAGTGTTGACCTGACACTCATCCTACCAAAGATGCCACCATCCTACCATCACACACTCTCTCCCTCCCTACCAGGACCAATTACAAGCCCATGCCCTGTTTTGTTTGTCACTGGACTTAATATCTTTTAAACATAACTTAATCAGTCACTCTACCACACCTAACGGAGCTCCTCATTGGGAAGGTGCCTCCTTGAATATGTTTCAAGATGACAATGACAACACCTGACAGGAACAAAGGGCACAGAGACTTGTATCCAAAGTCTGAGCTGGCTCTCAAAATTAATCAACTGACTCAAACAAGATGCCCGTGGgaaggctagagggcagtgggaCCCAGCCTTTATGTTCAAGCAACAAAGCAAATTAGAAGCTAATTAAGTGCAACTGAATTTGTAGCCAAGACCCTTTCTAAATAAATTGATGAGCTTTATtcctaaaatgtttaatttaataaCAATAGATAATAGTGACTCCTGGGTCTCATTAATATGCCAGTGGAAAAGgcttagttaatttttaaaattatcataatgTTAATTTGAAAGGGTACAGTGTCTTTCTCCCAATTTGTTCaatatgttcaaaatatatttattttcacacatATAGATAGAATGCATTTTAATTATGGACAAACTAAAGGCTCTTCAAGGTCATTGTCTCCATCAGGGATAAGGGGGAGGC
Proteins encoded in this region:
- the LOC129022582 gene encoding keratin-associated protein 11-1, with the protein product MSFNCSTRNRSSRPIGGRCIVPVAQVTTTSTSDADCLGGIYLPSSFQTGSWLLDHCQETCCEPTACQPTCYQRTSCVSNPCQVTCSRQTTCVSNPCSTTYSRPLTFVSSGCQPLGGISSVCQPVGGISTVCQPACGVSRTYQQSCVSSCRRTC